The region ATAGTGGTGTTCCTTCTGGAGCAGTGATTCCCGGAACGGGCATGCTTAATACTTCCGATGGTGGTGGTGGCTGGGCTGATTATCGTCAGGGTGTCCGCATGGCTGGGTCAACAGCTGGGACTGGAGCCAGGAATATCAGTAGCACAACCAATTTTGGTCGATGCGCGATCAACTGCACCAATCATGAAGAATATTACAGCTTCCATACAGGTGGTGCTCACTTCCTGATGGGTGATGGCAGTGTGCGATTCAACTCTGAGAACATTAGCATCACGGTCATGGCCAGGCTCTTATCTGCTCAGGCTGCTGAGGTCGTGGGAGAGTATTAACGCACGATATCGGCCTAATGTTGACCGCACTATTCGTTATACATGTCTATCTTGCGATCTCAGTTTTTTACAGGAGTGATTGGGCTTTATGAAACGTCGTGGATTTACGCTGATTGAGCTGCTCGTTGTCATCGCCATTATTGCAGTACTGATTGCACTCCTGTTGCCCGCAGTTCAACAGGCGCGCGAATCGGCCCGGCGAACGCAATGCCGGAACAATCTCAAGCAAATGGGATTGGCACTGCATAACTATCATGACCAGTACCAGTGCTTTCCTGCTGGTTTTTATCGCGGTTGGCCATTTGTGAATACGACCACCACACCAACCTCGGGAAGCCCCGGTTGGGGTTGGCAGACGATGATTTTACCTCAGATTGACCAGGCCCCGCTCTATAACCTGCTGAATGTCGGTGCGAATCGCTTGAACGGTACTGCGACTGTCACTTTTCAGGGTGTGGCGGGAACGCCCATCAAGGTTCTGGGCCAGCAACCAATTGCTGCCTATCGCTGCCCGAGTGATGTGGGTGCTCGATTGAATCCGAATCGTGGAGACTACGCGACATCGAACTACCTGGGTGTTTTTGGCCCCGCCTTCGACAATACCGTCGAAGGTTCCGATGCACTCGTTCGCGGGAGCTGGATTGGTCGAAATCGTGGTATCTTCGGTGCGAACTCCTCGACACAATTCAAGAATATTACAGATGGCACCACCAATACTGTCATGATTGGTGAAATTGCACTGGGATCTTTCCGCGTCGACTCCGCCGGATTACCAGTCAATTTTAACGGTGGCACCTGGATGGGCTTGTCGTCAGACAATACCTCGAACGTCAATACAGCACTTTCGCTCTGTGGCTACTGTATCCCCGCGAACACTGGCGCTGTCAATCGTCGGATTAACTCTCCCAACGGTGGAAACGCTTTCAGCAGTTTCCATACAGGTGGGGCTCATTTTGCCATGGCCGATGGATCGGTGCGTTTCCTGAGCGAGAATCTTGATCTGGATATTGCCGATCGCATTTCCGGAATGGCAGATGGTCTGACTGTCAGCCTGGATTGATGATGCCTAGATATATTCCATAGCCAGTTTTATAGAAAGTCCTTTGCATGTTGATGAGGTTTTCGAGCTTTTGTCTCTTTGTCGCATTCAGTATTGCCGCATCCAGCTTGACGCTCTCGGTGGCTCAGGCTGCTGAGCCGATCCGAGTGTCAATCTATGATCACTCGGATGGATCGGCTAACGGGCCGAAAAATCTGATGAAGTTTCTGACTGAGGAAAATGGCTTTAAGTGTGTGCGTGTCAGCCCGGAAGAGATCCGCGATACCGATATCCTCACCAAGACAGATGTGCTGATCATCCCTGGCGGGAGCGCCAGTGCGCAGTCGAAAAAGCTGGAAGAAGCTGGCTGTGGGAAGATCAAGGAGTTCGTGAAAAATGGGGGTGGCTATGTTGGTATCTGCGCTGGTGCTTACCTGGCGACATCCGACTACTCCTGGTCACTCGGCTTAATGAATGCCAAGGTGGTCGACAAGGCCCACTGGGCTCGCGGCACAGGCCCTGTCGAACTGGAGATGAAAGAAACAGGCAAGACGTTGCTGGGTGAATCCAGCGATCTTGTGGGTGTCTATTATGGCCAGGGTCCGCTGCTCAGCCCTGGAAGTACCAAAGAACTCCCTCCATATGAACCATTAGCACTCTACGCCACAGAGATCGCGAAAAAGGGTGCTCCCTCCGGTGTCATGGTGGGTACCAGTGCGATTGCCAAAGTCAATTACGGAAATGGACGGGTCATCTGTTACAGCTGTCATCCCGAAGGTAAGAATGGTCCTCACCATCTCATCAAAGCCGGTGTGCGCTGGGCAGCAGGGATTGATGAGCTACCGGCTCCTGTCGCCTCTCCACAAAAGTTAAGTGCCGATTCGACAACGAAAGTCGATTAACTGCGATAGCCATGATTTTCGCAACGGATTCGATCCGCTGCTGAATCAGGCTTGATATTGAATAAGTACTTGTGAGCCGCTGGTTTCATCAACCAGCGGCTCACATTAATAAACGTCAGGTCATCGTAACCAGATGATCTCAGGGATTTCACGGAATCATTGTGCTTCATCTGGCTTGTGACTGCATCGAGTTCGCTCTCAATTTTTCGCGAACGTCTTTCTAGGCCAGCTCATGATCAATCAGGGTCGTTGTTGTATGCTACGTTCATCATTCATGGTTTCGACTCTGTTCGTTTTGGCGATGGGAGTATTTGTTCCTGCTGCCAGAGCTCAGACGGCATCGAATCAGCCAGCCGTTTCTAAAAAGCCAGCGACGACAAAACCTAAAAAAGTTGAGTTTGTGACGATTCAAAAGGGAACATTGCCTGTCATTTTGTCGGCACCGCATGGAGGTGAACTCGATTTACCCGGTTCGTTGCCGCGAGATCGGAAAAGCGGGGGAAGCAGGTTCCAGACGGTGCGCGATGTCCGTTCCAGTGAATTGGCCGAAGCGATTGCCAATCAATTGGAAGCGGAATTTGGCCAGCGGCCTTATCTGGTGATCCTGCGAGTCTCACGCAAGTATCTTGATGCCAATCGCGAGGCCGACTACGCCTATGAATCTCCCGAGGCTCAGGTGGTTTACGATGAGTACCATGGTGCGATTGAGCAATTCAAAAAGTCGATTCTGGAAAAGCACGGCTCAGGGCTTTTGATTGATGTGCATGGTCAGAGCAAGGAGAAGGGAGCCGTCTATCGGGGCACCCGCAATGGTCTGACAATCAGTGCTTTGAACCGCCGGGTGGGCAAGGATGCCGCTTCGTTGTATTCGAAAGTCATGGAAGACGCAGGATTACGGGTGGTTCCTCCCTCGACAGCCGCTCCCAATCAGGAAGTCGAGTACAATGGGGGTGAGATTGTTGTGGCGCATGGCAGCCAGAATCCTGGTGGTATCGACTGCATTCAGATGGAGTTTGGCGCGGATCTGCGTTCTGTTGCCGCTTTGCCACAGACTGCGAAAGATTTCGTCAAAGGGCTCAGCCCTTTTCTGAAAGAGCACTACGGTGTCTCTGAGCAGCGTCAGGCGGCTGCGGGGGGAACCTCTCCAGCGGGTCGATAGCTCGGCACTCGTCGAGCGAATGCCGAATTCGCCTGCGAATCTCACCTGATGATTTTTTCGCAGGACGACCCGACATTTGACCTGCAGACAAGGTACACTTGCGGAATAGGGCCAATTCTGGCTGTTGTAAGACAGTTTTTGGACTGTCGATTCAAAAAACATATTCCCAAGTCGAGAGTTAAGTTCAATGCAACTGGTTTGTCCACGTGCTGTGCTGTCTGCAGCGTTCACGGTGGTGGGTGCTGTGGTTCCTTCCCGGACGCCGCGAGAAATTCTGAAGAACGTCAAGCTGGATGCCGTCGCTTCCGGGCCGGGAGCGACCTCTTCGGCCCAACTGACAGGGACAGATGGTGACGGTACGAGTATTCGCTTTGATTTGACAGATGTGGAATGCAAAGTGGGTGGCAGTGCCCTGTTGCCCACACAGCGATTAACGTCGATTTTGCGGGAACTGACAGACGATACTGTCTCGCTGGAAGTCAATGGCGATGCTGTCTGGCTGCGTTGTGGTGGCAGTGAGTTTCGCCTTTCGGCCGAAGATCCAGCCGACTTCCCGACAGCACCTGAATTCGTCGAAGAAGATTATTTTGTCGTCCCTGCCGATGTCTTTCGCCGGCTGATCAAGCGAACGCTTTTTGCTACTGATGCTGAGAGCACGCGGTATGCTTTAGGTGGTGTGCTCGTCGAGATTACTGCGGATCAGGTTCGTATGGCTGCGACAGACAGCCGCCGGTTGGCTGTGGCTGTCGGGGCATGTTCTGTGGAAGGTCAACCTGTCAGTGGCAGCCAGCAGCCCGTGGTTCCTTCAAAAGCGATGTCACTTATTGAGAAGTCACTGGGTGATGAAGCGACCAATGTCTGCCTCGCGATTCATACCAATGATATTTCCATTCGGGCTGGTCGTGCATCTATTACCACGCAGCTTGTGCAAGGGCGATTCCCGGATTATCGCAAGGTGATCCCCGCCCGCTATGAGGCGGAAATTGACCTGGTCGCATCGACCTTCCTGTCAGCCGTGAGACAGTCACAGGTGGTGACCAACGAAGAGAGCCGGGGCGTCGACTTTACGTTTGCTGAAGGGACATTGAGACTTGCCAGTAAAGCCGCCGACATTGGACAATCGAAAATCGAATTGCCCATCGGCTATCAGGGGAGCGAACTGACGATTCGCTTTGACCCTCGGTTCGTGGGAGATTTCCTGCGTGTGCTGGAGGGTTCGTCCACTGTCCATCTGAAGCTGATCAATGATGAAAGCCCTGGCGTGTTCACCACGGATGACGATTACACCTATGTAATCATGCCACTCAGCCGCGACAGTTGATTGTTCGCGTCTGTTTTCATACGGATTCCAGTATTCGTCTACGCTCCTTGGTATGGGGTGCGCTGGGCCCAAGCGTCTTCGCGAATCCCCAGATCGTGCCGAAAATCGCTGGGGGTTCGAAGACTCAACCCCAGCCACCCGCCGCGCATTGTTTTTTGGACTTGGCTCAGCCCGCAGGATTCATGAGTTCAACAAAAAGGTCAGGGGTCATGGAAAGTCTCCATCACCCCTGACCTTACATTTTTCACCCGGCGGAAACTTCACCACCAGGAGGAAATCCGATATCGGAGTTAGACCACTTTGGTCACACCTGGCGTGGCAATGGGATAATTGCCTTCGCTATCGGGCTTCACAGGCATGTCGGCATCCCAGCTCAGTTCCTTGGGGAAGAGACTGATCTGTGAGTTGAGGGCATCGTTCCACTCAATGACTTTCCCTGAGTATGTCGCCATGCGGCCCAGGATCGATGTCATCGTGCTGAAAGCGCCGTTATCGGCTTCGTTGTAGGCAACACCACCCTTAATGGCCTTGAGCAAGTCGTCGTGCTCGACCACGTAAGGATTGGGGCGCGGCCCGCGATAACGCCAATCGTTCCCGGCGGCTGTAATCGAACCGGAAGGATTTGAAGTTCCCTTCGAGCCATGCACAAATTCAGAGACCTGATTCCAGGTGTTCGGAATATGGCGGCACTGGGAATAAGTGCGGGAACCATCCTTGTATTCGAATTCGACGCAGTGATGGTCGTAGATTTCGCCATATCGCTTATCGACACGAACCTGTCGGCCACCCATCCCATTGGCACGGACTGGGTAATCACCCTTCACCCAGTTACAGACGTCGAGATTGTGAAT is a window of Planctopirus limnophila DSM 3776 DNA encoding:
- a CDS encoding DUF1559 domain-containing protein → MKRRGFTLIELLVVIAIIAVLIALLLPAVQQARESARRTQCRNNLKQMGLALHNYHDQYQCFPAGFYRGWPFVNTTTTPTSGSPGWGWQTMILPQIDQAPLYNLLNVGANRLNGTATVTFQGVAGTPIKVLGQQPIAAYRCPSDVGARLNPNRGDYATSNYLGVFGPAFDNTVEGSDALVRGSWIGRNRGIFGANSSTQFKNITDGTTNTVMIGEIALGSFRVDSAGLPVNFNGGTWMGLSSDNTSNVNTALSLCGYCIPANTGAVNRRINSPNGGNAFSSFHTGGAHFAMADGSVRFLSENLDLDIADRISGMADGLTVSLD
- a CDS encoding BPL-N domain-containing protein produces the protein MLMRFSSFCLFVAFSIAASSLTLSVAQAAEPIRVSIYDHSDGSANGPKNLMKFLTEENGFKCVRVSPEEIRDTDILTKTDVLIIPGGSASAQSKKLEEAGCGKIKEFVKNGGGYVGICAGAYLATSDYSWSLGLMNAKVVDKAHWARGTGPVELEMKETGKTLLGESSDLVGVYYGQGPLLSPGSTKELPPYEPLALYATEIAKKGAPSGVMVGTSAIAKVNYGNGRVICYSCHPEGKNGPHHLIKAGVRWAAGIDELPAPVASPQKLSADSTTKVD
- a CDS encoding N-formylglutamate amidohydrolase, whose translation is MLRSSFMVSTLFVLAMGVFVPAARAQTASNQPAVSKKPATTKPKKVEFVTIQKGTLPVILSAPHGGELDLPGSLPRDRKSGGSRFQTVRDVRSSELAEAIANQLEAEFGQRPYLVILRVSRKYLDANREADYAYESPEAQVVYDEYHGAIEQFKKSILEKHGSGLLIDVHGQSKEKGAVYRGTRNGLTISALNRRVGKDAASLYSKVMEDAGLRVVPPSTAAPNQEVEYNGGEIVVAHGSQNPGGIDCIQMEFGADLRSVAALPQTAKDFVKGLSPFLKEHYGVSEQRQAAAGGTSPAGR
- the dnaN gene encoding DNA polymerase III subunit beta — its product is MQLVCPRAVLSAAFTVVGAVVPSRTPREILKNVKLDAVASGPGATSSAQLTGTDGDGTSIRFDLTDVECKVGGSALLPTQRLTSILRELTDDTVSLEVNGDAVWLRCGGSEFRLSAEDPADFPTAPEFVEEDYFVVPADVFRRLIKRTLFATDAESTRYALGGVLVEITADQVRMAATDSRRLAVAVGACSVEGQPVSGSQQPVVPSKAMSLIEKSLGDEATNVCLAIHTNDISIRAGRASITTQLVQGRFPDYRKVIPARYEAEIDLVASTFLSAVRQSQVVTNEESRGVDFTFAEGTLRLASKAADIGQSKIELPIGYQGSELTIRFDPRFVGDFLRVLEGSSTVHLKLINDESPGVFTTDDDYTYVIMPLSRDS